The Chroicocephalus ridibundus chromosome 8, bChrRid1.1, whole genome shotgun sequence genome includes the window AACACCGATGATAAATCACAAGATACTAACTTACAAGATACTATTTTAATGACATAACATCAGAAATCAAACTAATATACATTAAGCACAAGAAAGACGGCCATATCAGAAgtggggggagaggttgggggggttttgttgtttggggtttgttctttttttatccaTTTACCTCAAAATTCTCGCTGACTTCCTGCATCATTTTCAATTTGGtttcatcagctgaaaaaaaggaaattcaagcaaaaaaaaaataaatgtaaaactaCATCGTGAAGGAAAACACCAGGTTCATTGATGAAAGAAGCAATCAGATCTTATCAGTTTAGCTATCACTGCCCAGTTATAAGGCACGCAACTCTCACAAACAACCGTCACACAACCGCACACACACAGCTCGCTCACTTTGGCTCATGCAAGTATTCTCATCACTTTGCTTCTTCAAAAATCAATACTCAAACAAAATTCAAAGTGAATTCAGCACACGTTTATCAACTGTCTAAACAATATTCAAACTATTGAAGAACTGTAACTTTCAACAGAAAAAAGTTATCTTACGTGTATTGACATCTGTAAGAGCAGCCACAAACTGCAGGTATTTTTTCATCAGAGTGGTTTGGTCCACCACCGTAGGCCCTTGTGCTGAAACGAATGCCATCTTGGAGGAGGGAGGATCAGCTTTCAGCACATAAAATCAAGACTAACACACctacataaaaataaagcaaaatatttgttagTTTAAATGACTGGTTAACAGCAGCGACCACATCACCTACACCCATTATTTTGGGGTACCAAAGAGGACGCATCTTTTCCAAAAATCACAACTGTGACATTTAGTTAGGCTTACAAAGATACGCCTGGCACGTACAGCACTCGCTATGACAGGTACACGCTTCGGGGTACAAGTGGCTACTGGGCTCTTGTCACCAGAGGGGACAGCCCGGGTGTGCTGGCCCGGTCTCCccggcagcagagcaggctgggggtgcccaggccccGCTCCCCTCATGCCGCCGCGGACACCGCGGTAGCACCCGCTCCCAGAGGGGCCAGGAGCCGCCCGGCGGCTTTCCCGCTCGGAGAGAAACCCGAGATCACATCCCGCTTGAAAGACCGGCGGCCTCCCCTCAAGCCGCTGCTTCCCCCCCGGCTCTCCGGCACAGCCCgcctcagcccagccccaccaggcCGGAGAGCCCCGCACACGCCCGGCTCAGGGCCCCGCGCTCCTCACCTTCCCCGCCGCAGGGCTGGTCGCCGCCGGGTCACTCCCCGCTGCCGGGCGCCATCACACCGGCCCCATCCCCGCCGAGGCGCCCGCCCTGTGAACACGGACACCCGTGAACGGCCGCGACGGGGCCTcgccccggcccccagccctcCCGGTCCCCGTCCGAGGCCCAAGGCCTGCGGGCGTCGTGCTGGCGGGGCTCCGGCCCCTTCTTCCTCCCCGCGGCCGCCGGTTCCGCCCCGCAGCCTGCGCcgtgccgggccgggccgggcctcgccTGCCGCCGCCCCGCTTCACCCCGCGCCCAGGCCCGAGTCCGGGCCCCGccgaggcgccgccgcccgcggcgCTCCTCACCCCGCGGCTCCCCGGGTtcggccggccccggccccccggctcCCTCCTTTGTTGCTCCCGGAGGCCGGCGGCAGCGCATGGGCGCAACGGAAGCGCCCGAGCCCAGTtccggccgccgcctcccgcgcgTCGCACCGGGTCCCGCCCGGGCCCCTCACCGCGCCCCGGCGCAGGGCACCCGCACCGTCCGGCGGCTTCGCCCCAGCCGGGGAGGGCGCCTgcgggcccccgccgccgccgggccgcgctGCCTGAGGTGAGGCCGGCCGGCCCCTCAGCCCCGGGGTCTCCGCTAAGGCGGCGGCCGCCGGTAACAGCGGGCGAGGAGTTATGAGTTACCCCGGGCAGAGGCGGCCGCTGTCGGTGCCCCCGGCAGGCCCGGGCCCCTCCCGCcgagcgcccgccccgccggggaaCGGGGGCAAAGCCGGTAGCGGGGGGCTGATCTGTAcgaacaaggagaaaaaaaaaaggggggggggaactaGGAGTAAGGAAGGGCTACGAATAAgtacttaaaaaaccccaagagcCCTGCGCTGCGCTGAGagccgctgccccgctcccccgtCGCGCACCGGGCGTTACGGGCTCCTCGCCCGGCCAGCGGGTaacggccgccccggccccgggggcgcTCCGTGCCCGCCCTGTCAGCCCCGCACCGGCACAGCcgcctccccagggctgagccgTGCCCAGCCCCTCCGCACTGGGCGGCActtgtgctttttatttattatttctctaaATCCCCGGCCGTTTTGCAGCAGCCCGCCCCGTTGGCCACACGGCCCCGcggagcccccccggggggggccgggccgggcgctgcggcgggggagCGCCCCAGGGCGCGGAGCAGACACGCCGCCGCAGCACCGcgggggcagcgcccggcccggctccgccgccccgaggatgctgcggctgctgctggtgctgctggtgctgccgggccccgccgccccggcggcAGGTAAGGAGGGGCCGCCGGTCCGGGCCGTCACCGCCGCCGGGCGAGGGGGGCGAGGGCGAGGGGGCGGACCTGGAGTCGCCGGGGGTGGGTCGTCCCCTGCCCGGGGTAGCTAGCCGTGCCAGGGGATGCGGCGGGCGCGGAGTTCATCGCCAGGCGCTGGGAGCGGGTGCCCGCGGTGGAGCCGGGGGGTCCCGGCAGCCGGGGCTCAGATCCGCCGTTCTGACCCCAAACTGCgggcccgctccccccgcgcagGGCCCGCACCGCACCTGGGCAGCCACCGTCGCTGCTGCGGTGGCCTCGCCGCGCTGCGCTCTGCAGAGAGGCCGGAAAGGTAAAAGAAATCCCTGAACTGGGTGAAGTGTCTGGCTCCGCCGGTGACTCGCTGTGTGACCTTGGGTTGGCCACTTAATCTCCAACTGCTGTGGCTGTTGGGCTTCAGGGTGGCCCTGGTTTGTAAAGCGCCGTGATAAACTCCAAGAAGTGCGAGATAAGCGTGAGGTAgctggctgtttttttccccaagttccGCTAAAACAAAGCGGAGAGTAGCCCGAATCTTCTAGAGACTGGAAACTTCTCTGTGCCAGATTTCCTCAAATCACAAGCATTTCTCTATTAACTCAAAAATCTGAACTCAGGGCCATTCCTTGTGTTGTGAAATGGGAACAACGGTGTTGCTGAGACAGTGATGTCACCGTTATTTCTCACAGTCCGTTTGCATCCAGATCTGCTCAGCACCCATGATCTATGGAATAAAACGTGGGCAGTAAGCAGATGCTTGGGGTTCTCCTTCCACCCCGTGCCAAGCTGCTGGGCGCAGAAGGGCAGTGCAGGGGAGTGCTGACCCCAGCGCTCCCTCCACATCACAGGCCATGGATGAGAGTGCCCAGCGCTGCCCCGTCACTCGCTGGCGAGAGGACAGCCAggcagagcgctggcacagggAGGGAACGTGCTCCGTGTTGGAGGCAAACAGCCGGATcctgttcccagctctgccccaatTCACAACCCCCTGTGGTAGTTGCCTATCCTTTTGTTTTGggatttgggggttggttttgggttttgttggttttttttaatccatgaaGATCATTTAATCTTGTTGCACTGCTATTTTTTGGAACAACTGAATGTACTCTTTCCATAAAACCCAACCTCGCTCACACTCTGCCCGTTGCAGTAGTTGTAAGAGCTGAAGTAAGGAGTCTTGTGTAAACGTGTCAGAAGAGATCTCGGCAAGCGATCCAGAGGGATGGTTCAGTATCACAGGTCCTGCACTTCTCACGCCTcactgtttcacagaatcacagaatgctttgggttggacaggacctttaaaggccatctagtccagcccctgccctgggcagggacaccttccactagatcaggttgctcaaagccccgtccagcctggcctggaatgtttccagggatggggcgtctcccacctctctgggccagTGTCTTGCCACCCTCAGTGTAAGTagtcacctccctcgccctgctggccacgctgctgggcgtgcagcccaggatgcaggcGGCTTGCTGGGCTGCCAGTACCCATTGCCGGCTACTTGTTTGGACTCATATATACATGCAACAGTTTCTGTTTCAGGTTtttaaatgggggggaaaaaaaaaaaaagagtgccaaAGTCTTTGCTGGGTTAAGTGTCATTGTGAGTCACATAACGACAGCTAACTAgtaaaatgagtaaataaattttttaaaaaatgcaataaaacaaggtggtgttttttttcttcttctctccacAGAGGAGTATGGTCTGGAAATAACCAACAATGGTCCCATCACAACGGGAGCTCACGCTACTGTTCATGCCAGTCTAAGTATGAAGAATGACAGTGTCGCGTCAAACTTGTATCACTTTAACTGGATTTATGCTCCTCTGATTCTGATCGAGAAATCCGAGCAGCAGTTTAACTCCGTGATCAATGTGACCGGTGAATTTCCTGGGACTTTCCCTGTATCTGTCTGGGTGACTCACAGAAACTGTTGGTTATGTCGGCCGGTCGCTAGAAACGTCACCGTGCTTCAGATTACAGGTAAAATGGCTTTACAGCTTCTATGAGTTAATTCAGTATACAGCAGAATGCTTGCTGCCTTTGCTagcatcagaaaaacaaaagccaggcTTTTGTAAATATGACTTCTGCCGGAAGAGCTTGGTTTGTGTTCCCTGTGAGTGAGGGTGGGCTGGGACAGGCGTTTGGGCCGTCCTGTATCCACCTACGTGCAGGCAGCAGCGTGAGCCTGCCCACGCGTCCCTGCCTCTGAACTGAGAGGAACTGCGCTAGGAACCAGGTACTTAGTAGCTGCAGCTCACACATCAGCGCTGTCAGCGATGTCCCGACTCCCAAAACCATGCTTCCTGTACCGATGCCCAGTATTTCTAGTCTGAAAGTTAGGACGAGCAGGAGCAGTGACAATCTACTGATTTTCCCTGTTGCATGACATAGCAAAATCTTGGGCCATCGGCACAACAGAGCCATTacgttttcttttaaagttctgACTGAGTGTACTGAAATTGGATGTGAAGTCATAGCTCATTTTCCAAACATTGCTAAGTGCAATTTCAACTTACTGGGAGTATTCATAACCAGAACATGCATTTTTTGACAAATAGACCAATGGTGCAGTGTGGTTAACTGAATCTCTGCTACAGGGACTGACGTGAAATATCACCTGGCAGCTTCCCACCGTCCCTTCTTTCAGAGACAGTAACCACGTCCCTCCAACCACGTGTCCCGGTGCTGCACTTACACACTCCCAAACAGAGCCGGCTCCCAGCCGAAGATCAGGACATGCATGAGGACAAAAGAGCGGACCTCAGGGCACAGTGACATTTGGGGGAATAGCTGGGATTTTTCTTTGAGAAACACCAAGCTTATTGGACAAGTCTTTACAAAAGTATACGTGAGATCTTTTCTCTGCTAAGAACTGCTGCCTTGCTGAACGTCCACTTATTCCTTTCCCGCTTTGCATTACCTCTCGTTCTCATGCCACACGCAAAAGGGACAGGGGCTGTCTATAGCTGCGAAAGGCAAGTCCCGTcgtacctctctgccttccccaagCCAGAGCACCCACGGGGGCTTCACAGGCGCCCAGGGGCAGCTGCCAGTAGCTCTCTTAAATCACAGCTCCAGTGACTCCTGCATTACCAGCCCCAGTCTGAAACGGTAATTGTGATTCCTGTTTGTGCCTCAGCTAGAGAACAGTTAACCAGATTTAATGAATTGTTAACACGGTAAGAGTCTGTTACTGGTAATTAATATCCCATTAATTTTATAATGAGCTGATAAGTGTATCATAATAATACCTCGTTATTCATAGGTTAGAGAGGATTTTTGATCAGCCTTTGCCAGTCCTTGTaaacaaactgaagcacaggatCTCCTGCAGATGTCACAATCAAAATTTCACCCTATCTGTATTCACAATATATAGCACATCTATTATTCACAGTATTcaaattttcatttctgtggaagTAGCTAAAActaaaaaaccagaaaaccagcaacaacaaaaaccccaccaaacaaagaaaacccaccacCCCAAACATGAAGGGTGTGTGTACTGGTTTGATTCTGAATCCCTTGATCTAGATACTTGATGTTAATCCCAGTTCTTTTTAAATCAATAGTAGAAATTGACATAGACTTCAATCAGTCCAGGATTATTTCTCTCAGTTCTATTAGAAGCTTTATCATGACCCATTGTATAAcctcaaataaataatttaatctctCTGCCTCACTAACACATGCAACAACACTGAGTAATAGATATAAAACACCCTTAACCACCTGGACTAGGACACAGAAAGACTTATGCAGTACActttaaataatgttttgatGCTCATCCAGAGCATGCCATGAAAGTGATATATGCTGTCATTCTTTTCCCACCTTATTATTCTGCAGAATTTATCACAGGGAATCTTAGCATTGCCCAGATAGAAGACAGTAGACTTACCACGCGTGGTTCTAGTTCCTCCACGGGCGCCGTGACCcggatttctttctgtcttcatgACCCAAGTCATTACTTCAAGTCAGCATCATTTGTCTACAACTGGGATTTTGGAGATGGGTAGGTGCGgctgctttgtttgctttaatgAGTATTCAGGATGGTTCTGATTCAGATGCTCATCTAGAGAAAAATCCTGATTAAATCATAGGACAAAGCAGACACCTTTGTCAGTTGGTACAGTCTCAGCATGTCAACCAGGTGAATTACCAGAAGCCACTGCACTCACAAAAAAACGATGTTTTAAAGACCAAAATTTCTTGTTCAAATATAGGCTTAGGTATATTACCGTGTGTGCAATGAGCTGAACTGAACTGAATGAACTGGGGAAAGTAGCTTATTgtaaattgttattttaaaaaatcattgcaCCTGCAGATCTCTGCAATTAGCAGATTGTTGTTGAATATGTGAAtaattttctcctctcctctctttagtttctttgattaaaaatgcacaaatataCTCTGGATCTTCACTGATTGCAATTTTATCAGTAATGCCACAGACATTAATCCTCGTTGATATGGACATAAAGTAGAATTAGAATCACAGGCGACTTTTAGCATTGTCTATAAAGAAAATATACTCGAGCTTGCtcctttttaaatcagaaatgtgCAAGGACTTGGTAAAAGACAATTTTGATTCTAAATTTTTTCATATTACACATAGGGTTTATCAGATTACCAAGGAACCCTTTGTCTACTATAACTGCTCTAGCATGGGGAACCGCACAGTGCATCTGAAAGTCATAGCTGAATGGCAGCAAATTGGAAGCATCATACACGAAAGAGAAACGGTGCAGAAAACCGGTGATTTTACCactgctctggagctgctgggtAATTATAAAGCATTTTGCATCCTCAAAACAGAACTTGCTATATACGTACAGACACAATCTAGCTTTAATGTGGTAATATGATAATACAACTTCAGCATTATTTCACATGCAAGAGCTGGTCAACAGTATTCAATGAAGAGTTCTAGtgcagaaaaactgcagaaaataaaatctgtttctttttcatttaccgaaagttttactgttttttgtAAATCTCTCACATacaattaaaacttaaaatgtttCCTGTAAGTTTTGAaggatttgtttgtttaatttatgcTGTCAACCCCTAAAAAATAAGCATTAGAAAAGTCTCATTGATGTGATCAGCTTCCAGAGTAAACAAACACATAAGTAAAAATGTAAAGGATTAACAAAGTAGTTGATGATATactaaaaagaaatcacaaaacaTTCAGAAGACTCATGACAATTCTTCAGGTAGGATTCCTTTTTGGGTGTGAGGCAAGTGTTATTATTGGTTTGAGTGATGGAACTAAAATCTGCAAACTCTATGAAAACAAAGCTTCACCAGAAAACCAGTTAATTTCAAGTTCATAGGTGGAGCAtgacatgctttttttcttcctctcagatGCTGTTAAAAGTATTAATGTAGTGGGCTCCAGAGAGACTCACGTAATGGAAAACTTGAGTTTATCTCTTCATATCAATGGCACGTAAGTACCAATTCAGAAAGTGGATGGCACATTGGCAGGAGTGGAAACTGGAGATGGCATGCAAGGAAATACAAACAGCCAAACCCGACATCCCTAAAAGCAGGCTTCGTTTTAGGATGGACAATGTTTGCCAGACGTAACCTCCTAGCCACAGGACTGGGCCTCATGCAATAGGAGTTTGTGATTCTAAAGCAATGACAAAGGCCTGAGAGATGGGTTATCAAAGCTAGAAAATGAGCTCAACACATAAACGTGCTGCTTTCTTTAGCAGAGAATGTCCTAAAGAGATAAGGAACAAAATACTAGTAAGACAGGGTAAAGAAAAGCTCGGTTTTCAGAATCAAAGTCCACAGTGCGTAAGGTGAATCCAAGCAGAATAAGCTGGAACAAGGgtctgaaaatgcaaataaaaggcaTCAACTAGACATGGGGAGAAGACACACAGCCATAAAGTGAATAGCACCTAGATTGCCTGATAGCAAATAAAACCTTTTTGTTATTGTAAGGGAGTACTGTGATCCTTGCgatttatttaccttttccaGCTATTAGGCCATCGTACAGAGCTCATCTcacatttctttccagtttggGTTGTCAGGGTGTTTTAATCAGAAGAGTCTTGGGTGTGCTTCAGTAGCACAGACAGTGATTTCTTCTGTGtgagaaggacaaagaaaaaacaacctatACTCCCTTGGAAGCGCCGGGAAAAAAGATTCCTTTTATCTTTATTGGAGAAGGACTAAGGGCTTTTCTACACACGATAGCCTTCCCATGCCCCACGCAGGTACCGAGCTCTCGGCTGAAAGCCTTGCTTTTATAGAAGCATCACAAAGAACTTTTTCAATTGACAAATACTACAAACCAAACAATTATGCAGTTGATTAGTTCTCTGTTTGTATTTAGgttaacttcattattttcagaattactaTTCTACTTTAACCGAGTGATTCATCAACTCTTAGCTGAAATTTTTGCGAAGTTTTCACCtaagtttttttctcttgtcattTCAGCCCGCCGCTGGCTTTGTGCTGGCTGATAAAGTCCGAGTGCATCCCACTCGACGGTGAAAAATGCCATCTGGTGGTGATCAACGGCTCCTGCTACAACCTCAGCCATACCTTCAGGGATGCGGGACAGTATTGCCTCAGCGTCAGGGTGGAGAACGGCGTGACCGCGCTGCAGACCTACCACGGAATAAAAGTGCGGCCGTCAGGTGAGGGGCAGCCCTCGGGCAGTGACTAGCCCGCAGGCGAGCTTCCTGGGAGCTGGTGGAAAAGCCTAGGAAGCAGGAAGAGAGTGGAGAGCCGGTAGTGTGCTTCTGTAATTGCTCTGAACTTCTTGCATCCCACTGAACCCGTCGTCTCAAGAGCATCTTGAAGCTAATGAGTTTCCTGGGAAGGCTGAGTTacttaaattacatatttttctctttaaatagtCTGGCTCTTGTAGTTCGAGAGGATAACTAGGAAAACATATGCGTCTGTAACACTCCCTTAATTAAGCAGTTTCAattcttctttttgtttagtttagctatatttttcttaaagttagGTTTTCCTAGGCCTCCATTCAAGACGTGTCTCTGTCCCCCAGCCAGCaatccctgctgcccccccagccttGCTCACACACGCGCCTCTTGGGTCCCCCAGTCATCTGAGGAAGGGCTTAGGTGGCCAGGTGAAGAGGACCTGACCGGGACAGGCTGCGATGCAGGATGGTTAAACCCTCGCACTCCGAAGGCACCCGTGTGTGTTCAGGGCCAAGCGTGCAAATCCTCTTTGCTGGAGGCTGCGAGCTGCTGGGAGATGAGGTTCCTCCCTGTCCCCTTGGGGTACCACGGGATACAAACACCCTGGGGGGACAGGGCTGACCTGTGTAACTGGGTGGGGGGTTTAGGCTGTTCAAGGGAAAAGAGGGGTGAAAAGGGAAAGACCCTTACAACCCCGCATTCTCACTTCTGAGATGTCAGAAAGACTTGAAGTGATCTGGGCGGAAAACTTTATTCTCTGTTACACGCATGtccttttttctaaaaatacaaaatttctccTAAAACGtcatttccttctccctgttGCCTCTTCTCAGTGCATCATATCACTCCAGCAATGTCCCCTTGTGCTCTTTCCTAGGGATCCACCCGGCTCTCTTTGTCCTGCTCTGCATTGCTCTGGTTTCAGTGACGCTGGGACTGGTGCTGTACACGACCTTTCGAAGTAACACACAACAAAAAGATCTCGTGGAGGTATTCGGTTACTCCTACTCTGAGCTGGGATAGTAATGAGATGCCTTTCAGCCATGTCCCTTCTTTAATGCCCAGGCAAACAGAGCGGGAGGGAGCATTTCCCTGGTACGTCTGATCCGTTCCGTGGAAAAAGTCCAAACAGTGTAGGCAGCACTTTGAACAACAGGCATGCTTGTGGCTGGCCGCGGAGAGCTAGAACTATTAGTCAAGTTGCCAGGGCTATCGGGGCAGTTTGTTATTGTTCCCAAGCAGGTGCCAACAAGGAGGTATCCATGCGAGAGGATCCACCTCTGAGTGTTTAGTTTAGCAGGGGGCTAGTGAGAGAGGATACAGGGTAGTACGAAAGGGTGGGTATGTTACCTAAAGTGGCACTAAATTGCCACTTGACCCTAGAATGTGACCTTTATCTCCCCAGCTCCCTTCCGTCTCTGGCGTAGCTTTCACGTGCATTTGTAATAAGCATGAGCTCCTAAATCCAAGGTAGCTTTCTTGGCCCTTTGGAACATACCTAATACACTTTGCATCATGCCACGATGTGAGTATCACCTCTAGAGAGACTGCCCGTGAGCCA containing:
- the TMEM130 gene encoding transmembrane protein 130 isoform X2, whose amino-acid sequence is MKNDSVASNLYHFNWIYAPLILIEKSEQQFNSVINVTGEFPGTFPVSVWVTHRNCWLCRPVARNVTVLQITEFITGNLSIAQIEDSRLTTRGSSSSTGAVTRISFCLHDPSHYFKSASFVYNWDFGDGVYQITKEPFVYYNCSSMGNRTVHLKVIAEWQQIGSIIHERETVQKTGDFTTALELLDAVKSINVVGSRETHVMENLSLSLHINGTPPLALCWLIKSECIPLDGEKCHLVVINGSCYNLSHTFRDAGQYCLSVRVENGVTALQTYHGIKVRPSGIHPALFVLLCIALVSVTLGLVLYTTFRSNTQQKDLVEVADFDFSPLSDKNLSSHSESGCGQICCRSCFLRSSQEAARESHELLHSFYKPVKTYTV
- the TMEM130 gene encoding transmembrane protein 130 isoform X1, encoding MLRLLLVLLVLPGPAAPAAEEYGLEITNNGPITTGAHATVHASLSMKNDSVASNLYHFNWIYAPLILIEKSEQQFNSVINVTGEFPGTFPVSVWVTHRNCWLCRPVARNVTVLQITEFITGNLSIAQIEDSRLTTRGSSSSTGAVTRISFCLHDPSHYFKSASFVYNWDFGDGVYQITKEPFVYYNCSSMGNRTVHLKVIAEWQQIGSIIHERETVQKTGDFTTALELLDAVKSINVVGSRETHVMENLSLSLHINGTPPLALCWLIKSECIPLDGEKCHLVVINGSCYNLSHTFRDAGQYCLSVRVENGVTALQTYHGIKVRPSGIHPALFVLLCIALVSVTLGLVLYTTFRSNTQQKDLVEVADFDFSPLSDKNLSSHSESGCGQICCRSCFLRSSQEAARESHELLHSFYKPVKTYTV